A region from the Dendropsophus ebraccatus isolate aDenEbr1 chromosome 1, aDenEbr1.pat, whole genome shotgun sequence genome encodes:
- the SLC51B gene encoding organic solute transporter subunit beta yields MADASSGQNPVTAIDTEMQKKLERALYFYRTGDLTVWNYTILALSFLGLFLGLFLLSKNILNNRKRKMIAMYQMAGNKEEESDVKHAVLVLEKENLQEGVTLKKEPQPGDITVQWKDGQVTSLYPDVPEADV; encoded by the exons ATGGCGGATGCAAGCAGTGGGCAAAATCCAGTGACGGCTATAGATACTGAAATGCAGAAGAAACTGGAGCGAGCTCTTTATTTCTATCGTACTGGAGACT TAACAGTCTGGAACTATACTATCTTGGCCCTGTCCTTTCTTGGATTGTTTTTAGGATTATTCCTTCTCAGTAAGAATATCTTAAACAACAG GAAAAGGAAAATGATTGCAATGTACCAGATGGCTGGTAACAAAGAAGAGGAGTCTGACGTCAAACATGCTGTGTTGGTGCTGGAAAAAGAGAACCTACAAGAAGGTGTCACACTCAAGAAGGAGCCACAGCCGGGTGACATTACAGTGCAATGGAAGGATGGGCAAGTCACGTCTCTCTACCCAGATGTACCAGAGGCGGATGTATAA